GGGCATTCTGGTGATTGCCACCGATGTAACGCAACAGGTACTTTCCCGAAAAAGAATTGAAGCCAGCGAAGCCCAGCTCAAAGCGATCATCGCGACGGCTCCGGCGGCCATGGGACTGTTTGTGGGCCGCGACTTGATCGTCGAGATGCCTAATCAAGCCTTTATTGATATTGTAGGAAAAGGGCCAGACATTGAGGGTAAGCCGTTGCGGGAAGTAATGCCAGAATTGGAAAATCAACCCTTCCTGCAAATTCTGGATGATGTGTATACCTCGGGAAAGATGTTTCAAAGTGACGGCTCTCAGGTGAACATTGTTCAGCATGGCGTGATGACCCATAACTTCTACAATATTACCTATACGCCATTAGTTAATGAAAAGGGAGAGGTGTACGCCATTTTGGATATTGCCATTGACGTAACGGAAAGCATACGCGTACAACAAAAACTTCAGGAAACTCAGGCAAAATTACAGGAAACCATTGAACTGGCCGAACTAGCCGCTTGGGAGATTGATTTCAATACAGGGGTGGTGACATATTCCGACCGTCTACGCGATTGGTGTGGATTCGAAAGAGAAGAGCCTTTGACGATCGAACGGGCTTATGAGGTAATGGATTCTCAAAATCGGCTGATTGTCAAATCGGCAGTGGATACGGCTCGTCAACCGATGAATGAGGATCGGTACGAAGCTGAGTTTTCCGTGAATTGTCTGAAGACAGGACAAAAACGAATTCTACACGCCCAGGGAAAGTTAACCCGGGATGAGCAGGGTATGGTTTGCGGGGTTACGGGAAGTTCCCAGGACGTTACGCTGCAGCGTCAAACCCAAGCCGCCCTGGAATTATTAGTACAGGAGCGAACGGAAGAATTAGAATCGACTAACGAAGAACTCTTTGCTTCCAATGAAGAGCTGGCTCATATTAATGAGCAGTTACATCAGGTTAATGATCAGCTGCTTCGGTCGAACAGCAGCCTGGAACAGTTCGCTTACATTGCCAGTCACGATTTACAAGCCCCCCTTCGTAAGATTCAGCAATTCATCGATATTTTGGTGAAACGTCATGAACATACCTTGGCCGAAGACAGTCGATTGCTGGTTCGGATCAAGGAATCGGCTCATCGGATGGGGCTGCTCATTAACGATTTACTTACTTTTTCGAAAATTTCGAATGGACGAGCGGAGACCCAGCAAGTCATGCTGGCGGAGGTGGTAACTCAGGCCATCGATAATTTGTCGGTAGCCATTGAAGAAACCGGTGCTAACATCAGCTTAGCTCAGCTACCTCCATTCAGGGGCGACGCCCGACAGTTAGAGCAGCTCTTTCAAAATCTACTCTCCAATGCGATTAAGTTTAGTAGTAAGGATTTGCAGGGGAATACGACCCTTCCGTCGATTCAGTTAACCTACCAGTTACTGGAATCTGGGGAAATTCCTTCGATTACGGGCTGGACCCCCGTACACGCCAGTTACCACCGAATCTGTATTCAGGACAATGGAATTGGTTTTGAGGAACAATACGTGGACCGGATTTTCGGGGTATTTCAACGCTTGCACGGGAAAAGTGAGTTTGAAGGGACGGGCGTGGGACTGGCGATCTGTCAAAAGGTTGCTTTGAATCACGAAGGGTTTATTCAGGCTCACGGTGAACTGGAGCAGGGGGCCACCTTTGAGCTTTATCTACCCGTTCAAACGTAAGAGTACTACGAAAAGTCGATTACGCTAGCGTCGGAAATTTACTGGGTAGTACTCTCTTTTTTTAATAAACCCGTGGAACCAAGGGGTCCTACGGAATGTAAGCATTTAGTCCATTTAGATTAAAAAATGAACGCTTAGTCGCATAAATGAAGGAGTCCTCCGATTTGATTCATAATTTTATACCTTGATTTCCACAAGAACGGTATGAATTATTCGATTTTATCTCGATTCTGTCATTAATGACTTTACGAATAGTAGGAGTAATCCTCCTAGGCTTATTTTGCTTTTCTTCCCAAGCTCAACACTTCATCAAAGGCCGCGTTAAAGAAGCTCAGTCTCCCCAACGCCCCCTGGCAGGAGCCAGCATTCAACTAACGGGCACAACTCAGGGAACCGTATCTAACGATGAAGGGTATTTTGAACTACAGAGTACGGCTTCGTCGCCATCTATTACCGTGAGTCACGTGGGGTACCAAACCCAGCGAATTTCGCTTACGGGAAACACCACTCCCATTGAAATAAATCTGGTTGCGGCCACCGCACAGGGACTCAAAGAAGTGACGGTTACTTCCCGGTATTACAAGCCGTATCATCTGAATACGGTTTCGAGTGCCTTGCGTCTACAGACACCCCTGATTAACCTTTCCCAGAATATTCAGGAAATCAGTGCGGAGGTCATTTATGATCAGGGAAGTTTTAACATGACCGACGGGATCACCCGGAATGTCAGTGGCGTGATTCGACAGGAAGTTTCCAATAATCTGGGACCCTACATGTTCATGCGGGGCGGTCAGATTTCGACGCTTCGCAATGGAATCGACCTGACGCCCATTTACCGCGGCCCCGTTCCCGAAGACGCCGCCATTATTGATCGGGTCGAATTCATGAAAGGCCCTTCGCTCTTCATGAATAACATTGGCGACCCCGCCGGCACCTTCAATGTGCTAACCAAACAACCCACGGGTACGCCGCAGTATTCCGCTACGGCGATGCTGGGTAGCTGGAATTTGTACCGGCTAGCTGCGGATGTGGATGGCGTGCTGGATACCCAAAAGAAGTTTCAGTACCGTTTGAATGTGATGGGAATGACGAGTCAATCCTTCGTCAAATACGATTTCAATCGCCGCTTGTTGGTGGCTCCCGTGCTGAAATACCAGATCAGTGATCGTACTTCCCTAACCGCTGAATACAATTACCAGCAATTCAGCTATGCATTGTTTAGCCCGATTGTGATGTCACCGAAGGGGTATGCAACCTTGCCCCGCGATTTCACCATTCACGAACCAACGCTGAAGCCGTACCACGTTCGCGACCATACGGCATTCTTAACCTTTACGCATGCTTTCAGTAAAAACTGGTCGCTAACCGCTCGGGGAGCCCTGATGCAAAATGATTACGAGGGCATTTATATGTGGGTCACGGGCGTAAATGCGGCCAATCCGAACATTCTGCTTCGCAATCCCAAATACGATTTGGCCCGGACACAGGTGTACTCGCAGCAGGCGTTTATCAACGGGAAAATCTGGACGACGGACTTAACGCAACAGATTCTGGCGGGTGTGGATGTCAACCAGAAGCGGTTCCGGGCGGATAGTTACGTAACCTACGATACGTACACGGATGCCGCCGGAAAAACGCAGCCTACGTATTACCCGCTGACTATTGATGCCCCCGAATACCGGGTCGAAATTCCCAATTACCATACGCCGGGTGGACTCGCCAAGGGCAATACCAAGCAATCCATCGATTATTATTCGGTGTATGTCCTGGATGAATTGACGTTCTGGAAAGAGAAGCTGCGATTGACGTTGGGCGGACGGTATACTTCAGTGAACACCCACAATAACGTATCCTCTGTACTGACTTCCTCGAAAGATCAGCTATTTACGCCACGAGTGGGGTTGAGCTACAGCATTCAGCCCACTTGGTCGGTGTACGCCCTGTATGATCAAACGCTGATTCCGCAAGCTGGGATTCTAGCTACGGGGGAGGCCATTCGTCCGTTGGAAGGTATCAATCGGGAAATCGGTATGAAGAAAGACTGGCTGGACGGCCGCTGGAATACAACACTTTCGGTGTACCATATTCACCGCAGTAACATCGTCGCTACCGACCCCAACAATGCCTTGTACCGACTACAAGTGGGTAAAACGCATGCCAAAGGCATTGAACTCGACGTGGTTGGCGAAGTACTGCCGGGCCTGAACGCCGTCATTAACTACGCCTACAACGATTCGAAAATCGATTCTGACGTCAATCCCCAGCTCATTGGAGCCCGTACACCCATGTACGTGAAGCACGTACAGAATACCTGGCTGAATTATCACCTGCCCGGCTCGAAGCTTTCCTCGTTCTCCGTATCGGCGGGTTATCAGTACCAGGGTGGACGTGGTGAGCGTTATACTACGGCGACCCCGCATTCCAGTCCGGATTATTTCCGCCTGGATGGAGGCATTGGCTGGCATCGCAAACACTTGAAGGTTAATGTTTTAGTGAATAATATTTTAAATAAAAACCTGATTGCGACGCCCTGGTTTCGCAGTGGGTTATACTATTGGGTACCACAGGCTCCCATCAATGCCCGCCTGAGTATTCATTACGTACTTTAGTCTTTTTCCCATGTTAAAAGCAGTTAACCTAACCAAAGCCTACGGCTCGCATACCGCTCTGGATCACCTGAACCTGGAAATACAGGCGGGTGAAATCTATTGCCTGCTGGGCTCGAATGGGGCGGGAAAGTCAACCACGATCAACCTGTTTCTGGGTTTCATTCCGGCCACGAGCGGTCAGGCATTCATCGATGGGGTAGAAGTTTCGGTGAATAATCAGGCTACCCGCGATATGGTAGCTTACATCCCCGAAATCGTAAATCTCTACCCGACGCTTTCCGGGATGGAAAACCTGGAGTTTTTCAGTGGACTCTCCGGCTTTCAGTATACCAAACAGGAGCTGGGCCGTTTCATGGAAGTAGCGGGTCTGCAGGCTTCGGCTTTCCATAAACGGGTGTCTTCGTACTCCAAAGGGATGCGGCAAAAGGTAGGTATTGCCATTGCTCTGGTAAAAAAAGCAAAGGTCCTTTTTCTGGACGAACCCACGTCTGGACTTGATCCGCACGCGAGCAATGAATTTTCCGAAATCATTACCCAGCTCAGCTTACAGGGCGTTAGTACGCTCATGGCTACGCACGACTTGCTCATAGCCAAAAACCTCGGTCACCGCATTGGCATCATGCATGAGGGAAAGCTCAAACAGGAGCTGATTTCTGACGAGGTATCGCACGCCGATCTGACCAGAATTTACATTGATCTGGTAAAAGAAAAAGAGGTTCGGGTGTAAAGCTGATCGGCTGAATCCTCATACGCAAGCCAGATTCAGTTTGGAGTAACAACATACAAACCCTGACCTGACAAGCCCTTATCCAGCATGATTCAACTCGTTATTCAAAAAGAACTTCGGGAGATTTTCCGGACTGCCAAGGTCCTCTGGTTGCTCATCGGCGTTCTGATCTTGATGGGTTTAGCCTTGTATAATGGCTATTCCTATTACGCATCTCACAGTGCCTTGCTGCGGGAATCCCAGAAAGTGACGTATCAGCAGTTTATCTCGCAGGGCGATAAAAATCCTCACTTGGGGGCTCATTTTGGCTTCTATGCTTACAAGCCCACGGCCGAACTGGCCATGATCGACAACGGTATCGAAGATTATACCGGTAATTCCTTTTACCTCGAACCGCATAAACGCGGCGTGGTACGCTTTCGGGAAGTGACTGATGCAACGGGAATCCGGAGTTTCGGTTTCTTCAATGTCGGTTATTTCTCCCAGTTCATTCTGCCGCTGTTCATCTTTCTCATTGCTCACAATATCTTTTCGAAAGAATGGGAAAATGGGACCATCAAAATGATCTTAAGCTCAAAAGCCACGACGCGACAGATTTTCATGGGTAAGTTACTGGCCTGTCTGATTCTGGTTTTTGCTCTGTTAGTATTGCTGGGGATCGCCTCGCTGGGTTTGTTGA
This region of Siphonobacter curvatus genomic DNA includes:
- a CDS encoding PAS domain-containing sensor histidine kinase; the protein is MPGEKFPHAGSLRERLDIDFALTSAGLGVWELDPISRQVLWDDRCRELHGLADDNILPYEKVMAYIHPDDVVRVDKTVQEAFQIPSGGNYDVTYRTIGANDGKLRWVRFYGKAYFNEQGDVYRFGGVAQDVTRDMESLQNQQAAQQQMLDSFEASPVGIAVIDRHELTFLRANAFYGELVGRTPDQIVGKSLLTALPELAGQGFDDLLQGVLDTGTPFIAKEVAATLVRNQLLETIYVDLTYQPQRPPNQTEITGILVIATDVTQQVLSRKRIEASEAQLKAIIATAPAAMGLFVGRDLIVEMPNQAFIDIVGKGPDIEGKPLREVMPELENQPFLQILDDVYTSGKMFQSDGSQVNIVQHGVMTHNFYNITYTPLVNEKGEVYAILDIAIDVTESIRVQQKLQETQAKLQETIELAELAAWEIDFNTGVVTYSDRLRDWCGFEREEPLTIERAYEVMDSQNRLIVKSAVDTARQPMNEDRYEAEFSVNCLKTGQKRILHAQGKLTRDEQGMVCGVTGSSQDVTLQRQTQAALELLVQERTEELESTNEELFASNEELAHINEQLHQVNDQLLRSNSSLEQFAYIASHDLQAPLRKIQQFIDILVKRHEHTLAEDSRLLVRIKESAHRMGLLINDLLTFSKISNGRAETQQVMLAEVVTQAIDNLSVAIEETGANISLAQLPPFRGDARQLEQLFQNLLSNAIKFSSKDLQGNTTLPSIQLTYQLLESGEIPSITGWTPVHASYHRICIQDNGIGFEEQYVDRIFGVFQRLHGKSEFEGTGVGLAICQKVALNHEGFIQAHGELEQGATFELYLPVQT
- a CDS encoding TonB-dependent receptor domain-containing protein → MTLRIVGVILLGLFCFSSQAQHFIKGRVKEAQSPQRPLAGASIQLTGTTQGTVSNDEGYFELQSTASSPSITVSHVGYQTQRISLTGNTTPIEINLVAATAQGLKEVTVTSRYYKPYHLNTVSSALRLQTPLINLSQNIQEISAEVIYDQGSFNMTDGITRNVSGVIRQEVSNNLGPYMFMRGGQISTLRNGIDLTPIYRGPVPEDAAIIDRVEFMKGPSLFMNNIGDPAGTFNVLTKQPTGTPQYSATAMLGSWNLYRLAADVDGVLDTQKKFQYRLNVMGMTSQSFVKYDFNRRLLVAPVLKYQISDRTSLTAEYNYQQFSYALFSPIVMSPKGYATLPRDFTIHEPTLKPYHVRDHTAFLTFTHAFSKNWSLTARGALMQNDYEGIYMWVTGVNAANPNILLRNPKYDLARTQVYSQQAFINGKIWTTDLTQQILAGVDVNQKRFRADSYVTYDTYTDAAGKTQPTYYPLTIDAPEYRVEIPNYHTPGGLAKGNTKQSIDYYSVYVLDELTFWKEKLRLTLGGRYTSVNTHNNVSSVLTSSKDQLFTPRVGLSYSIQPTWSVYALYDQTLIPQAGILATGEAIRPLEGINREIGMKKDWLDGRWNTTLSVYHIHRSNIVATDPNNALYRLQVGKTHAKGIELDVVGEVLPGLNAVINYAYNDSKIDSDVNPQLIGARTPMYVKHVQNTWLNYHLPGSKLSSFSVSAGYQYQGGRGERYTTATPHSSPDYFRLDGGIGWHRKHLKVNVLVNNILNKNLIATPWFRSGLYYWVPQAPINARLSIHYVL
- a CDS encoding ABC transporter ATP-binding protein; this translates as MLKAVNLTKAYGSHTALDHLNLEIQAGEIYCLLGSNGAGKSTTINLFLGFIPATSGQAFIDGVEVSVNNQATRDMVAYIPEIVNLYPTLSGMENLEFFSGLSGFQYTKQELGRFMEVAGLQASAFHKRVSSYSKGMRQKVGIAIALVKKAKVLFLDEPTSGLDPHASNEFSEIITQLSLQGVSTLMATHDLLIAKNLGHRIGIMHEGKLKQELISDEVSHADLTRIYIDLVKEKEVRV